The DNA segment ATGCTTTGTACAAGCAGGTCGCGGATGAAGGAGGCCGTCCGCAGGGTGGCCAGGGCGGGGGGCTGGCACTGCTCCAGGGCCCCAAAAAACGCCCGCACGTCGGCGGTGAGGGCCGGGTGGGCGGTAAAGAGCGAGAGGTCGGTGTAAAGCCGCCCGTTGATGGGGTTGTAGTTGCCGGTGCCCAGGTGAACGTACTCGCTGCCGGCCCGCCGCACGTAAAGGGCTTTGGCATGCACTTTTTTGTCCGGCAAGGGCAGCACCCGCACCCCGGCCCCGGCGAAACGCAGGCTCCACTCGAGGTTGGCCAGCTCATCGAAGCGGGCCCGTCCCTCCAGCAACACCGCCACATCCTTACCGGCCCTGGCCGCCTGAATGAGCGACTGGGCAATGCCGTTTTCCTCACCAATGCGATAAAGGGTGGCCCGCAGGGCCTCCACCTTGGGGTCTTGCGCGGCCATGAGCGCAAAACTCTCCACCGCGCCGTAGTCCTCGAAGGGGTGATACAAAAGCAGGTCGCGCCGGTTCAGGTAGCCAAAGGGGTCTTTGGCGAAGCCCTTGGGCTTCTGGATGGTGATGGGCTTGAATTTTTCGCTCTCGGGCCCCCTCGAGACGATGGTGGACACGAAGCTCAGGTCAAGGGGTGGGGGTAGCTGGAAAACCTCCGGGGGTTCCAGCCCCAGGGCCACCCGGATGGTCTCGGCCCACAGGGGGGGGAAGTCTTCTTCTAGCTCGAGGTGGCTCACCTGGCCGTCCAGACGGGTCTCGAGGGCCTCGGGCAGCTCGTCCCAGTCGGCGCGGGAGCGAGCCAGTTGGGCCAGCCGTATCAGGCGAAACTCGTACAGGGGTAGCTTCTGGTTGCCCGGCAGAAACAGGTCGCTGCGCATCCGCACCAGGGCCCCTAGCCGCACGAACCCGCCCTCGCGTCCGGGCACTTCCAGCAGCCGGGGTACGCTCCCCGGCAGCCGGATCAGGTGCTGCAAGAGCCCTTCACCGGAGGCAAAGTACAGGGCCTGGCTGGCCAGCTCGGGCAGGGCTTCGGGCCGGATCAGATCGGTCAGGGGGGCCACCTCTTCAGCCAGGTAGGCCCCGAAGTACTGCTTCTCGGCCTTGGTGAGCTGGGACGGCTCGAGTACATGAATCCCCAGGCCCTCCAGCGCCTTGAGAAACTCGAGGTACAGCTTACCCGCCTCCTCGGTTTGGTCGAGGGCCTCCTGCATCAGGGCCAGATAACTGGAACTGCCCCGCTCCTCGGCAAAGGCCCGTGAAATTCGCGCGGCATAGAACTCGTCCATGTTGGAAGCCCAGATCGCCAGAAAGCGCAGCCGCTCCAACAGCGGAAAATCGGGCCGACGAGTCTGCTCCAGCACCCGCCGGTTGAAGGAGAGCCAGCTCGCTTCTTGGGTGAGATGGGTGGGCTCGTAGTGCGGCGCTTTGGTCTTTTTGGGCATCGCCTCCAAGTTTTTGGCGGCTTTGTCAGCGAACAGTAAGGCTTTCTTTTTGGTCTTGGCTTTTTTCACCTTATCCCGAGTTTACGCACTCCTGCTGGAAGGAGCCAAGCCTAGAAGAAGCAAGGCCTCGCTTCAGGTAAACATCCAGTTACTCATTTGAACCCTCGAGAACGCATAAAGCGCTTTGTCTTTCCGAGGGGGTCTAGCCGACAAAAAATCTGGCACTGCAAAGAGATGGTACATGGAGTGGGTGGTAGTGCATCAGATTCCTCATTGCGCTTCGCCCGTTCGGAATAACGCCGACGCTACGAGGGTCGGCCATATCAACGACCATATCGCGCCCTTCACGGACGTGGCCGCCCATCCCGGCGGCCACTGTTCTCTCCAGGACTCAGAATTCTGCGTCCTGGATGGCTCGATTTTTGTGAAGCGCGCTCTTTTGTAAGAGGGGATGTTTTACCCGAGCAAAGCTCCTTGCAGATGTTTTGCGTACAAAAGTCAGGTAATATAAGCATGTGCAGCAATTTGACTCGAGGCGCCTGCAGGAGCTGTGCGAGCGCTACCATGTTCGGCGCTTATTGCTATTTGGCTCTCACTTGCACGGGGATGCCGGCCCCAGCAGCGACCTAGACCTGCTGGTAGAGTTTGCGCCCGGTAAAGCTCCAGGGCTTAGCTTTGCGCGTTTACAAAGGGAGCTAGAAAGCCTGTTCGGGAAACCGGTGGATCTACACACCTCCAAGAGCCTGAGCCGTTACTTCCGTCAGGAGGTGCTGGCTGAAGCCAAGGTACTTCATGCCGCTTGATCCAAAAGACCGGGTACGGCTCCTGCACATGCGCGATGCCGCCCAACGGGCTTTGGAGATAGCACAAGGTAAAAGTGTTGCCGAACTTCAGCCCGAGGATGAGACGGCCCTAGCCCTCGTAAGGCTGCTGGAAATACTGGGTGAAGCAGCGCGTATGGTATCAGGGGATTTGAAGTTGAACCATTCCGAGGTTCCCTGGCGGGAAATTGCCGATACACGAAATCGCTTGATTCACCAGTATTTTGATGTAGACATGGAAATAGTATCAGCCATAGTACAGGCGGATCTACCCGATCTCCTCCAAAAAATCGAGGGTATTTTGAAGGAGACCTGACCTCGAGCCGCCAAACACCCACTTTGCAACCTGCCAGGCTTTTATCGTTTTCCCCTTTCCTTCTCCCCTTGCGGGAGAGGGTGGCGACAGCGCTGGCAAGTTTGGTACTCATTTTGCCGAATAAGACAAATCTTACTGCACAGTCGTACAAATGCTTCTACAGATGTATCCATTTCAGTTGAGTTGCACGGCTCTGCCACGGCCCATGCTGTGTTCTCTGGCAGAAGCTGTAGGAGATGCCTTTTCGTTCCTCCCCTACAGCGTAGGGGAGGTTGGGTGGGGTTGCTGAACAGCGCCTTCACACAGCACGGTTCAGGGCCTTGCCCAATACCCTCCCCACCCTCCCTACGTGGTAGGGAGGGGGTTTTAGGGCCATAGCTCATGGAACCTGTATGGGTATCTCTACGACGCTGTACTTACGGCAATCCGGTGCCGCCGGGTGAGGGATTGCAACAACGGTGTTCATGCAAATGATAAGAGCCTGACCATGCCCCCAACCCTGACAGAACTTGAGCCTCCGGCACTAAAGCCCTACGATGGGGCGGTGCAACGGCTGGGCATCGTGGATCTGGGGTCGGGAACGGCGCGACTGGTGGTGTATATCTACGAGCCTGGAAAGCATTTCCGGCTGGTAGACGAGATTCGGGAGACCGTGCGGCTGGGCGAGGGGCTGGCCACCCAGGGCCGCCTGACGAAAAGCGGGATGCAGCGGGCCCTGTCGGCCCTCAAGCTCTATGCCGACTTTGCCCAGGCCACCGACCTGGACGAACTCCGGGTATATGCCACAAGCGCCAGCCGCGACGCCGAAAACGGCGCGGAGTTCATGCGCGAGGTACGCAAGCTGGGGCTTCAGGTACAGGTGCTCTCCGGTGAAGACGAAGCCCGCTACGGGGTGCTGGCGGTGGCGAACGCCTTCACCTTTGAGGACGCCTGGGTGATGGATCTGGGAGGGGGCAGCGCTCAGCTCTCGCGCATGGAGGGCCGACGGTATCGAGAGGGCCGGGCCTACCCGCTTGGAGCAGTGCGGCTCACCGAGATGTTCCTGGGGTCGAACCCTCCCAAGAAGGGCGAGATGGAAGACCTCGAGCGCTTTGTGCGTAAGGAGATGAAGGAGGTTCTGGCTCAGGTGCGTGCACACTCCCTACCCCTGGTGGCGATGGGCGGCACAGTGCGCAACCTGGCCAAGCTGGCCCAGCGGCGCAAGGACTACCCCCTCGACCTGGTGCATGGCTACTACCTCTCGCGGGAGGATCTCGAGGAAGTAGTGGCCATGCTGGCCCAGCGCACCACCGAGCAGCGGCGGCAGCTCGAGGGCCTCCAGGCCGACCGGGCCGACGTGATTGTGGCCGGGGGGCTGGTCTACCGCACGGTGCTGCGCGAAGGGGGGCTGGAGGGCCTGTGGATTTCCGGCCAGGGGGTACGCGAAGGGGCCTTCTACCGCGAGTTTCTGCCGCCCCCTCATCTACTCAACGATGTACGCGGCTTCTACGTGCGTAATCTGTTTGCCCACTACCCCCAGGAATATGGCCACACCGCCCGGGTGCGTCACTTCTGCCGCTTGCTCTTTCGGCTGCTGGCCCCGCTGCACGGCTATGGCCCGGCCGAGGAGCAGCTTCTGGACGAGGCCGCCCTGCTCCACGACATCGGCATGAGCGTGGGCTACTACGACCACCACAAACACGGCGAGTACCTGATTATGAGCGCGGCCATCCCTGGCCTGACCCACCGCGAGCAGGTCTTGCTGGGGCTCCTGGTGCGCTACCACCGCAAGGGCGAACCCCGGCCTGGGGTGTATCGCTCAGTGTTGCAGGAGGGCGACAACAAGCGCTTGCTACGCCTGGCAACGCTCTTGCGGATTAGCGAGTACCTCGAGCGCAGCCGGGCCGGGCGCGTCGAGGGGCTCGAGGTAGACCTCGGCCCCAAACAGGTACGCCTGACCCTGCTGGCCCCCGAAGAGCCCTGGGTAGAGATGTCCGAAACGCGCAAACAGGCCAAGCTATTCCAGCAAGCCTTTGGCCGCGAACTGCTGGTAGAATGGGCACCACGAAGCAGCTAGTGGTCTGGTAACGAAGAAATCGGGATACCTCAAATGAAACCGACTTCTGCCCCTGACTTCCTGTTGTCATTCCGAGGCGCACGCAGTGCAACGAGGAATCCGGTACTGCATGGGTAAAATGAAAACTGTGGACTGCAGCGCATCAGATTCCTCATTTCGCTTCGCTGCGTTCGAAATGACAAGGAAATAACGTTACCAAACTACTAGCCGCGTTTCACCGGCAAAGTTTCAAGTCAATAGCCCATAGTCCATAGTCAATAAGACCATAGACTATAGACCATAGACTGTTATGGAACTCTACCTGATTCGCCATGCCATTGCCCTGGATGCAGAGCCCGGCCAGTCCGACGATGCTCGCCCGCTTTCCGAGGTGGGGGTACAGAAGTTCAAGGAAGTGGTGCGGGGTCTGAAACGCCTGGATATTCGTTTCGACCGCCTCTATCACAGTCCCAAGCTGCGGGCTGTGCAAACCACCGAGCTGCTGGTTCCGCTGCTGGATGGCGAGACCGAGGTAACCCCCTACCTGGCCACGGAGCCCAGCCAGAACCTACTCAAGGGCTTGCAGGGCGACAGGGTGGCGCTGGTAGGCCACGAGCCCTGGATCAGCGAGCTGTGCGCCTGGCTCCTGACCGGGCGCAGGAACGGTGGACAGTTTCCCTTCAAGAAAGGGGGCGTGGCCTGGTTGGAAGGCACCCCCAAACCGGGC comes from the Meiothermus sp. CFH 77666 genome and includes:
- a CDS encoding polyphosphate kinase — translated: MPKKTKAPHYEPTHLTQEASWLSFNRRVLEQTRRPDFPLLERLRFLAIWASNMDEFYAARISRAFAEERGSSSYLALMQEALDQTEEAGKLYLEFLKALEGLGIHVLEPSQLTKAEKQYFGAYLAEEVAPLTDLIRPEALPELASQALYFASGEGLLQHLIRLPGSVPRLLEVPGREGGFVRLGALVRMRSDLFLPGNQKLPLYEFRLIRLAQLARSRADWDELPEALETRLDGQVSHLELEEDFPPLWAETIRVALGLEPPEVFQLPPPLDLSFVSTIVSRGPESEKFKPITIQKPKGFAKDPFGYLNRRDLLLYHPFEDYGAVESFALMAAQDPKVEALRATLYRIGEENGIAQSLIQAARAGKDVAVLLEGRARFDELANLEWSLRFAGAGVRVLPLPDKKVHAKALYVRRAGSEYVHLGTGNYNPINGRLYTDLSLFTAHPALTADVRAFFGALEQCQPPALATLRTASFIRDLLVQSIQAEAHKKGEIILKFNHLTDPAILGALEEALNRGARVHLIVRSTLTTLWAGVEVKSLVGRFLEHARIAAFKAGGKWRVWAGSADAMPRNLDRRYELFFPILAPRAKRKVLDILRAQLADDRNSFILLPGGMERRWGGKRDGQRLG
- a CDS encoding nucleotidyltransferase family protein produces the protein MQQFDSRRLQELCERYHVRRLLLFGSHLHGDAGPSSDLDLLVEFAPGKAPGLSFARLQRELESLFGKPVDLHTSKSLSRYFRQEVLAEAKVLHAA
- a CDS encoding HepT-like ribonuclease domain-containing protein; translated protein: MRDAAQRALEIAQGKSVAELQPEDETALALVRLLEILGEAARMVSGDLKLNHSEVPWREIADTRNRLIHQYFDVDMEIVSAIVQADLPDLLQKIEGILKET
- a CDS encoding Ppx/GppA phosphatase family protein, producing MPPTLTELEPPALKPYDGAVQRLGIVDLGSGTARLVVYIYEPGKHFRLVDEIRETVRLGEGLATQGRLTKSGMQRALSALKLYADFAQATDLDELRVYATSASRDAENGAEFMREVRKLGLQVQVLSGEDEARYGVLAVANAFTFEDAWVMDLGGGSAQLSRMEGRRYREGRAYPLGAVRLTEMFLGSNPPKKGEMEDLERFVRKEMKEVLAQVRAHSLPLVAMGGTVRNLAKLAQRRKDYPLDLVHGYYLSREDLEEVVAMLAQRTTEQRRQLEGLQADRADVIVAGGLVYRTVLREGGLEGLWISGQGVREGAFYREFLPPPHLLNDVRGFYVRNLFAHYPQEYGHTARVRHFCRLLFRLLAPLHGYGPAEEQLLDEAALLHDIGMSVGYYDHHKHGEYLIMSAAIPGLTHREQVLLGLLVRYHRKGEPRPGVYRSVLQEGDNKRLLRLATLLRISEYLERSRAGRVEGLEVDLGPKQVRLTLLAPEEPWVEMSETRKQAKLFQQAFGRELLVEWAPRSS
- the sixA gene encoding phosphohistidine phosphatase SixA, whose product is MELYLIRHAIALDAEPGQSDDARPLSEVGVQKFKEVVRGLKRLDIRFDRLYHSPKLRAVQTTELLVPLLDGETEVTPYLATEPSQNLLKGLQGDRVALVGHEPWISELCAWLLTGRRNGGQFPFKKGGVAWLEGTPKPGGMKLMGFWSPRVLRRLG